In the genome of Zobellia nedashkovskayae, the window AAAGGGTATGTAATGAAATTATAGAGCTAGAAAATGGTCAGCTTTATCCATATAAAGGCAATTACTCTTACTACTTAGAAAAAAGAGAGGCACGTATTGAGCAAGAATCGGTAGAACAACATAAATCTGAACGCCTTTTCAAGAAAGAACTGGAATGGATGCGAAAGCAGCCTAAGGCACGTACCACTAAATCAAAATCTCGAATAGACGATTTTAGCGCCATAAAAGACAAAGCTAGCCAAAGGAGAAATGAGCATGAGATCCAGCTAGAAATAAACATGGAGCGTGTGGGCAGTAAAATTCTAGAACTCCACAAGCTTACAAAATCATACCCTAACAAACCTATTTTAGAGAAATTTGATTATACTTTTACAAAAGGAGAACGTATAGGAATTATAGGCAAGAACGGTACCGGAAAATCTACGTTTTTAAATATTGTAACCGGGTCAGACCAACCAGACTCAGGCAAAGTTATAGTTGGCGACACTATTAAGTTTGGTTATTACACCCAAAAGGGAATAAATATCAAAGAGGGTCAAAAGGTAATTGATGTTATTCGCGAATTTGGCGATTTCATTCCGTTAATGAAGGGAAGACAAATTTCTGCACAACAGCTGTTGGAACGCTTTCTTTTTGATAGAAAAAAACAATATGATTTTGTAGATAAATTAAGTGGTGGTGAAAGGAAGCGACTTTACTTGTGCACCATTCTTATTCAAAATCCAAACTTTTTAATTTTAGATGAACCTACCAACGATTTAGATATTGTTACCCTAAATGTTCTTGAAAGTTTTCTTTTAGATTTTCCAGGATGTTTAATAGTGGTATCTCACGACCGGTATTTCATGGATAAAATTGTAGACCACCTTTTTATTTTTAGAGGAAATGCAGTTATTGAAGATTTCCCAGGGAATTATTCAGATTTTCGTACTTACGAGGATAGTAAAGTGTTGGAAAGTCGCGAAGAGAAAG includes:
- a CDS encoding ABC-F family ATP-binding cassette domain-containing protein encodes the protein MNLLTVENISKSYGERVLFKDLSFGINKGQKIALIAKNGTGKTSILNIMSGLDSPDSGQVNYRKGIRVSFLDQEPDLDPNLTVEETIFASDNEILQVINAYEKALHNTEDADAYQIAFEAMERFDAWDFETLYKQILSKLKLDNLDANVGLLSGGQKKRLALADAIINKPDLLVLDEPTNHLDLEMIEWLEEYFAKENMSLFMVTHDRYFLERVCNEIIELENGQLYPYKGNYSYYLEKREARIEQESVEQHKSERLFKKELEWMRKQPKARTTKSKSRIDDFSAIKDKASQRRNEHEIQLEINMERVGSKILELHKLTKSYPNKPILEKFDYTFTKGERIGIIGKNGTGKSTFLNIVTGSDQPDSGKVIVGDTIKFGYYTQKGINIKEGQKVIDVIREFGDFIPLMKGRQISAQQLLERFLFDRKKQYDFVDKLSGGERKRLYLCTILIQNPNFLILDEPTNDLDIVTLNVLESFLLDFPGCLIVVSHDRYFMDKIVDHLFIFRGNAVIEDFPGNYSDFRTYEDSKVLESREEKANVKEVTANKTETKKSSPKNKLPYLEQKEYNNLEKDIKKLETKKVKVQNQFADSSLSGEDIDKLSIELKEVNEAIEAKTERWFELSALMEE